The Gadus macrocephalus chromosome 3, ASM3116895v1 DNA segment GTGCAATGCTCCTCTCTGTCTATGTTTTTACTGTTTGAGACATTTAGCAAATACTTTCATCCTTTCATGCAAAGCGACTGCATTGCTGAACGGTGGCCTAACAGTTGAGGAATGCACACCGAGTGCCAACATAAATAACATTCATGACCAACTTTCCTGGCTGAAAGTTGATGTGAGGTTGAAATCATCACTTCTTTCTTTCATAAAAACGTTAATACATTAAATAACCCTGACTGTTTGTTTAGGCAGCTCACACCTAGATCTAACGTGCACACATACCCCACCAGACATGCCACCAGTGGTAACTACACAATTCCAACAATCAAAACTCAAAACAACGTACAGTACTAGTATGTAGAGCTATGGATGAATGGATATTCCTTCCAGATCATATTTCAAAAATGCAGAACAAAGCTAGCTTCAAAAAACAAGTGAAGCAACACCTCATGGCTGTTTGCACTGAATCCTACTATGTATTACTAAATGTTACTTTTTATctactattatttattttttcttgttttttttgtgtgctgaTGGTTTAGTTATTTATCCAttattttcctgtttttttaatctgttgTCTTGTATGTTGATTTCTTGTATTGTTATATGTTGTGCGTGGAACCCATGAAGAGTAGTTGAGGTCTGCTGCAtcagctaatggggatccaaaTAATCCATAAATAAGGAAAGCAGGCTCCATCATTGGCTCATGTCCAAATTATTATAAAAGGAAATATTATAAAAAAGGTTGATCAGGAAGATAAGGAGTGTGTTGTCAAGGGATGACAACCCTTTGCACAACATCTTCACTATGAGTGATAGGAGCAAAAGGCTCCTTCTACCCAGATGCTCCACTGAGAGATTTAGGAGATCCTTTGTTCCCACAGTGATCAGACTCTTTAATAAGAGCCGTTGACTATATATGATGTGGTGATTTATTCTGTTGGCATTGCTGTGATTATTGTGTCCTTTCAGTGTCTATGTGGTGGTATTATTTGTTGCTGTAGTGCATGTTGTACTGTGCCCTGCCTTGATGTATTTACTGTCCTGTTGATGTATGTTGTTGTACGTTGTTGTTGGCAAAGTAATTTACCCCTTTGGGATTATTAAAgtgcaatcaatcaatcaatcaataagaAAGGTATCAGATATGAACGTTGTTCATTCTTCAGCGAGAGTAACACGTCACAGTGTATAGTTATTGAtggtttctatgtgtgtgtcttggctCCTGCACTGTCGATGTATGCGGTTTCAACTTTAGAGAGACATTGTTTGTGTGGGGCGTTCCTCCAGGTGGATTCCTTCGCGGCCCCCCAGGGGAGTGCGAAGGCCGTGTTCAGGCTCAGAGCTGAGACAGTAGCAACAGACCAACAGCTCTACTGCTGTCTGTACAAGAACTCCCAGGGTGTCTACAGCGCCTTCAGCCCCTACCTCAGCCTGACGCCACCCCCACcagctccaggtgtgtgtgtgtgtgtgtgtgtgtgtgtgtgtgtgtgtgtgtgtgtgtgtgtgtaagtgtggttGTTGGTTTAGGCGTgtatgttagtttgtgtgtgcacacgcctgtgtgtgtgtgtgtgtgtttgtgtgtgtctgagtatggttgtgtgtgtgtgtgtctgtgtgtgtgtgtctgagtatggttgtgtgtgtgtgtgtgtgtgtgtgtgtgtgtgtgtgtgtctgtgtgtgtgtgtgtgtgtgtgtgtgcgcgccggtgtgtctatgtgtgtttgtgtttagtcCATGTGTCCCTTAGAAAGTAATTCTAACaccaacaaaataaaatactttaaagtTTTGTGTAACTAAAGGATGTATATTTGTAGCTCCAAAcacatcatttatttttttaagaaactTTGTACAAGTGTACAAGTGAGGCTGAAAACAATGACCGTATGATCAGCAATGGAGCAGCTGCTGGAGATAACagatcgtaaaaaaaaaatatttttaccaAACCTAGTTTGAAAAGGCGCTGATTTCTATCCAAAGTGGGAATAACCAAATTAGCCAAAGCTCATGATTTAATAAATGACCATTTCATTATTGTTAGTATTGAAATTCCCGCTGCATAACCCCTGAGCAGTTTCAAATCAGCGTGTGTTCAGGCCGGTAAGGTTCTGTGGCAGACGTGAAGCGCAGCATGTGCTCAGCATGTGGTGAAACATAACAATCACTCCCATCCGCCtctccccacacacccacacccccggACGCACCGCCTATGAAAAGACCCACCACAGGTGCTTTCTGTATGGCTCATGTGGTGATACACCACTCACTGAAAGTCTGGCCCTAACATCCTGCTCTTCATATAgcgatcgcccccccccccccccccccccccccacctgtgtgtgtgtgtgtgtgtgtgtgtgtgtgcatacgcgcgcacacacacacacacacacacacattcacacacacacatacacacacacacacattcacacacacacacacacacacacacacacacacacacacacacacacacacacacacacacacacacacacacacacacacacacacacacacacacacacacacatcaaagacATCACACAGGTCCGTTGTGCCAACGGTTATGGAAGGAAGTGCGGTTTGTTATCTCTCTGAATATGAATCCCCGGTTGTATTCGTGGTAGTCTTCACTGTAATCCTCTGCATTGATACACATTATAGTTTTAATCTCAATATGACACCATTGCACATGATCACAAATATGAGGATTGGTTAAAAGATATGTGCTGTGTCTGAAATTGCGTACTTACGTAAGTACACTTACATTGAGTGCACTTCATTATCCCTACAGTACACTTACTTACAGTGCTCCCATTACTACAGTGCACTGTCAAAACAGCCTTCGCGCACCTACCCGAAATGACTTTGCAGTTAACTTTGAAGGTACTTATTCGGtggtattttttttcatttccgtTGAAATTTCCGTTAGTCGCCTGTCTTAGCGATCTAGCAGTATTCACGTTATCGTTCTTGATACCAACTGATTACAGAATTAACAACATAAAAACACTGGTCGGGTACAGCCTAAAACATTGTAGTTGTagtaaacaaaccaaatatgTTGAGCACGTCGGTCTAAAATGTTACAATGTCTTTGAAATTCCCGCCCCCTCCGCTACGTAGACGATGGCGGCTGTTGAGGGTGGAAAGTGTCCATCGGGTCCACACTCAAGTTTTAGATTGTTTCGAGTGCGCCTCCGAGGTACTTCTAGCGCACTGCCTTTTGGCACACTCTCCGTTTTTGCGCAAAGTGCACTCAAAAAAGTAAGTGTAAGCATAGAAGTGCGCGATTTCAGACACAGCAAAATACTTTTCAACTTTATCGtcacggacagacagaaagacagacagaaaaaccaATTATTTAGAATATTAATTCGTTATTAATCAGTATTGTGTTTTTGATTGTGTCTACAGGCGCAGCAGCTAGTCCCTCACCAGCAACGCCCCCTTCCCCTGTCCTGTCTGTAGCACCCCCTAGTGGCCACGTCAGGCGTGGACAGATGCTGTCCTTCCAGTGTTCCCTCCCAGTAACCCAGCCCACGCCCCAGCCACAGCCCCAAGACCAGTCCAAGCGCAGCCAAACACCATTGACCTTTGTCCTGGTGAAGAAAGCCCTGGTGACCGGGGACACCTCCGTGGTGCTCCAGCCTCAGGCCACCCGCCAGACGCCCAACACCACCGCCCAGTTACGAGCCTTCAGCGTGGGCCCGGTGAAGGGAGGCGATGGGGGGTCCTACGCCTGTATGTACCAGCTCTCCAAGAGGAGGCGACTGTACAACTCCACGTTCAGCAACGTCATTCAAGTCACCGTCACAGGTTGGGAAAGCTTTTGGTGAATGAAGACTTTCACCAAGTGTACGAAGAAAACGCTTCTTGAACACGTCGTCCCTTCATCCACGAAAGCTGTTGTCAGATAGCCCTCATTAACAAACTAACTACACAGAAAACCtaaaacaccaaaacaaacattacattacatcgACAGGATTTTAACACAACGATATTAATTTGCCTTACAAATTAGGTTAATGGGCTTTAAGACTCCTGGACCAAACTAAACCCTATTCGAGGGATTCAGCATGCTACCCGCGTATCCTCACAGGTCTACTGCACCTTTCTGACAAGTCGGCTGACCTGATCTGTCTCCACCCACCAGACCAGCTGCCCCGGCCCACCCTGGCTCTCCTACACCAGGGGGGAGTGTGGCTCCTGTCTTGCAAAGGGTCTGCAGCCTACCCCGGGGCCTGGTTCTACCTGTTCCAGGCTGACAGCAGGCTCCCCGTGGCTACGCACCAGGCCTCCGTGACCAGCCACCAGGCTGCCTTCTCCCTCCCCGTCCGGGACCAGCCCACAGTGCAGTATGAGTGCCGCTACAGTGCCCTGCTGGGAAACCACAGGAGCGAGTCCGAGCCCAGCGTCCCTCTGGAGACAGGCCTAGGTACTGctgtagtgtgtgcgtgtgtgtattgcaaTACATGATGTTACATAACATTCATTTAGCTGAGGCTTTTGTCCAAaacgacttgcaataagtacacaCAACACTAAAGGCAGAACCCAAAAAGTGTAGGAATGATTACAGAACATCCAATTCTTCAAAGTAGCAAACTGCTCTCACTTCTACATTATAGAAAagataatatatttttgttgttttgtattatttcattattttatttatttatattttatgtatgcatgtgtgtgtatgtttatgtaatTGCGTGCATAATTGTGTAGCAATGAAGGGTGAGGGATCAAACTGTTCTATCTATTTCTTCTTTCAGGGATACCGCCTACTCCTGCACTAGGTAAAAACATAACTGTTTTTCATCGTGTGTACATCTGTAACTATAGGTAACCGAGTCCGCTTAGGCAAGCAAAACCCTTTGAATGTCTTCTCATGCATGAGGACTTATCCATGAGAAGTCCTCATTGGACACAGTTTAATACACGTCAAGAGCAGCTGTGAATATAGATCATCAATATAGGATTATTGTGATGGCTAAAATATGAATGAAGtcgttttcttattttttccaTCTTGAGTCACTATGATAGTAAACAGTGTCCCTGTGGGTATGTTGTATGTTGTCCATGTTCATCTTGTATGTTGTGGTCCTGCATGTGTCTAGGTGCTTTCAGTGTGGACTGGCCCCTGGTAGCAGGGTCCTTCTCAGCCGTGGTCCTGTTCATCATTGCAGTGGCTCTGTTTGTATATATGGTCCAGAGAAAAGGTGCGAGGAAAGGCTATATGTATCAAGGTGCTGTCTCAAAGACACATGTGTTTGGATTTATTTATGGTTGTGATTCCTCTGAAATCATAtcctttttcttctcttttatcCTACAATCCTCTTTTCGGTTTCGGCAGTGCGGGGGTTCGCTGATGAGAAGAAGAAAAGGTATTGTTTCCATATGtcgtttatacacacacacatgttgtttattattgttcaTAGACATGGTAAGTCACTGTTCCGCACTAACTGATATCtctaagcccagttcagaccaaagattcaccttgcaacggcttgcaacgagacggttttagaacgtcgcaggggcggtgtgaacgggtcgttgcaagccgttgcaaggagttgcaaggcgtcgcaaggcgttgcaaggagtcgccagagattgaacatgtcaaatcgcaaggtccagttttagaacgcggcgatttaactattcctcttcagccaatcacagcacagaacaacttgtacgtcacggccttactccgtcccggtaccgttgttgtgtcgagatctgtttccccgtcgagatgtgtttcccctagtccccgcccccgtccgaaattacccgaaaaggccctctgttccataggaaaggaggctcacacatctttcaaattcatactgctgacttatttccccacaagagataagtgctgtgattttcaggctgatatcattcaatttgaccatttagaacagggggaacgcatcctgacagcttggaatattactgtcagatactgttccccctctgttccataggaaaggaggctcacacatctttcaaattcatactgctgacttatttccccacaacagataagtgctgtgattttcaggctgatatcattcaatttgaccatttagaacagggggaacgcatcctgacagtcattatctgggactaggggaaacacatctcgacggggaaacagatctcgacacaacaccgtccgtactgtccactccagcataaaAAGATCCGAAGATGGCAGACTTCTGGTCCGAGGCGAGGGAGGAGAACTTAATTCAGTTGCTGGAGGATCAACCTGTCCTATACGACGTTGGTCGATATCCCCGACTTCCAGCTCTCTACACAGATTggcgtaggcaccctgtttctgccgctgaagtacccaactgcggctccatattcttggctttataactcgccgtcttctccttttcatgattaagttatccatctccaagtaatagttgagccgatggtgaacaaagacagatcaaactgaaattcaactaacggaaaatgcaatgtatccaacaacgggtaatctaaactaactgtaagctccagctatttactccaatgcagatgtagtggagaatgacaaaacacagtaactctagcctactctcaagcaaaataaaaataaaactaattgcaaacctaactaatcacaaacctaactaatctatcctaacctacgcaaatgatgatgttgcggctctcagctgtgccagagcgttcacagttgctatggaaaccacctagcgtcgcagcccgttgcagccagtgtgaactgcccagttttagaacgtcgcagcccgtctcgttgcaaggcgttgcaaggcgttgcgagttgcaagccgttgcaaggtgaatctttggtctgaactgggctaaAAAAAGGGTTCAATTAGGTTaatgtgaagaaaaaaatattttttagttGTCCTCGTCATGAACTGTCATGCAGTGTGGTTACGTGTTTAAGGAACTGGTTAATGATTCTACTGAAGTCATGTATTTTCCTCCTTATTTAAGATGTGTTCTTCTTTTTGCATTGCACATTTTGTATttcttataaaatataaataatgggTTTTTTAGCCAGCGcaagggtacattaattaagCATTAAGCAGTAATCAGCATTAACTAATTAACAGTATAGAATGGTCTCGTCATCATTTACTAATGCTATTCATGTTTACTAAtgctgttcatgttaactacGGTAATGGATGGACTTCATGTTGGCTAAGGTATTAATTTATACATTAttagatagggttagggttagagttgtGGTTAACCTTAACCCTTACCCACCTAACTTTACCCTCAACCTAACCCCTACACTAATGATAGATAATAATACTTGTGCTGGATTAACTATTGCTTATAAATGATAACGAATGTGCCCTTATTCTAAAgttttaactttttttgttttcatttctaTAATTTCATTCAACAATTTCTGTCCCTGAGGCCTCTGAGAATGGTGCacagtgcacaaacacacacacacacacacacacacacacacacacacacacacacacacacacacacacacacacacacacaaacacacacacgcgcacacacacacacacacacacacacacacacacacacacacacacacacacacgcacacacacacacgcgcacacacacacacacacacacacacacacacacacacacacacacacacacacacacacacacacacacacacacacacacacagacaaacacaaacacacaaggctGGACTTAATGATTAAATATGTTTGGGTGACGCGTGTCGGCTAATGGATTGAGGAATAAATTGAACAGCTGGTGCCAATCAGCAGATGGGTTAGtgtcgtgttgtgttgtgtaacgCCAGCGTGTCGTGTGTCTGCACTGATGtaaatgtgattgtgtgtctgtgtcaggaAGGAAGCTGAGTTCTGGAGCAAGAGTCAGGCTAAAGATCATATGGCTGGTAGGTTCCccctgcaatcacacacacacacacacacacacacacacacacacacacacacacacacacacacacacacacacacacacacacacacacacacacacacacacacacacacacacacacacacacacacacagcagggttTATATTCTGCTTCCTCTCCCTGCAAAAGGAGGACACTTCTAGTGACTCATATAAAAAAATCCAAACAAACGTCGTTATTCCATTTAGGTCCACAATTaaagagggaagggggagtTTTTTCGTTGTCGCACAAATCATGTTAATTCATTTCTTCATGTTTTATTCTAGATCCGGAACCCAGACATTCAGCTTCTACATCCCACGTAAATACAACCCTCTATGAAATCATCCTCTGTGTCGGCTCACTTTATAGTTTCCTGATTTCCCCTAATTTTTTCATTAAGCTATAGTTGATAtagtgtttaattttctatatTTTTGCTTAAGGAATGCGACAATGATGAATTCAAAATAACAATGAATACAGCTCATTGTGAATAATGTTTTTACATTGAATGATTTCCTGATTGCTGTCTTGGCTCAAATGATTTATATcgcattttatttaaatgtctATAGGTTGGGTTAGTTGTTTGACACAAgtacataggcctactgtttatTATGAAAGTATTAACCATAATCCTCCATGGACTTTTAGCCTAACCCTGCCTTATAAACTTCCTTCATAATTTTACTGTAAACATGaacgtgcacacgcatacaGCTGACCACGTGCATGTTATGtttacacaatcacacatctcAGCTGTCTCCCCTCACacttactgacacacacacacacacacacacacacacacacacacacacacacacacacacacacacacacacacacacacacacacacacacacacacacacacacacacacacacacacacaaatacacacaatctcacatacaggcacacacaaatatacgaATGCACGCAAACCCAGGGACACACATGAAACCCACACGTATTCCTCATTAAGGCTTTTGAGCAGGGCTGCCTTTCATTAGACTTGATGCTGTTCATTAATTAGTTTTATGTAGGGCTCTCATTAGACTAAAGGATAGTCCCCAGGCCCTCTCTGTGTGCCAGTTACTAGGCTGGGGCTGCTGCCTCATCCTCCTCACTGGATGCTGGCTGACAACATACTGACTAACAAACGAGAGCAAAAAAGGCTTTCTGGAAAATGACAGTAGAATAGATAAAACAacgcagtttgtgtgtgtttttgcgtatgtttttgtgtgtttgtgtttgtgtgtgtgtgtttgtgtgtgtttgtgtgtgtgtgtttgtgtgtatgtgtgtgtgtctgtgtgcgctcctttgcatgtgcatgtgtctgtgtgtgtgcgtgtctgtgtgtgtgtttgtgtgtgtgcatcggtgggtgtcggtgtgtgtctgtgtgagtaggAATGTGCCAGCGGAACTGCAGACACGGCCCCCAGATCGTCTGTATGGAatcctctctctaccttttcAAGTCCAAGCATCCATTgatctattctattctattctataaatTCTTTTaattctgtctttctttcttgtaACATCCCACATCAGAGAAATGCTGTAATTGATTTAAAGCAATACGATTGTACAACCTTCTTAGAGGATATGACGACGTTTGCAATGTGTTTTGACACACAGCTGAATGGAATACACTGTAGCAATGATGTCGTTGATGTTTTGGTTCTGTTTTGTAATAAAATGTGGAATGAAAAATTCTGTAGTTTCTATGCACATTTTTCTGTTATTGATATCCAAGTGTACTCCAAAATGTGTTCTGACCATGATTCGCTAAGACAAATTATCCTTATTTTGTACAGACATGTAACAACACGTCATCGACACGATCATGTACTGCAAGAGGGCTGTTCTTTCTCAGGTGCAGTTTTGGCAAACATCCTGTAGAGAGCACTCTATACATATGTATTGTGTACTAAGTAGAACACTTGTTTGCAGTACAATATAAACTATTcaacaagtaaacacacacagcattacacAGAATTAATGGTGTTTATTGTGCAATATTTAACATCACCCAAATTGAATGGAAACAAATATTTAATGGCGCAAGTTTAAACACATAAAATGTAGTCACACCAGACTGCTGATAGATACTGTTTGGACTGACGGCAACAGCCGACAGCTTCCCCTTCTATCTGTGAACGTTGGATTTTATCGCCGACCATAAATCAGGAGGCTAAACAGCTTTAATTTCAACTCCCAAAAAGTTGGCAGCAGAAAGCCTTCCTTTTATGTCCTCCACACTGCACAATTTAACCTGCATTTTAAACATACATATAGCCTGACAGAATGTATACTTCATATAAGGGCCAGGTCCCCCTCAAGCCCTCCAGTTCTCAGAGCTTTTCAAGGGCCCCAGGAAGACATAGAGTGGCTCCAGGGCCACCGGAGGTTgacatatgccgcttttccaccgcacatgtagctcgactcgactcgactcgactcgactcgacacgactcgacacggtagaagcacgggtcgttttccaccgcaaatagtacctcctggacgtgggcggggtcggctgcgcgaaagggccgtgacgtatttttgtacgcgacgcaaacaacacatacgcaacccacacatggacagaacccacataacaacaatggaggacatcgataacattactattattagctggcatgttgaagaagttgaagaagtggaatatgttggctgcggcgctgctctggctgttaccagcatggttgccatgtcgctctcgtgacttcgtcacactctctggccaatcagtggccggccgtctgccgacgtcaccttttagcatcggctcagctcgcttggaacctagagcgaggcggtactaaaaaaagcagccacttcaggtaccagataccatgttttcgcggtggaaacgcaaagaatgcgagctgagtcgagccgagtcgagtcgtgtcgagctggtaccatgcagtggaaaagcggcaatagtcGCCCCATCAGGGTGGCAGTCTCAGTCAGTTCAGCAAGGTGGCAATCTCACCAGTCACACAGGGGGCCAGTCCCTCTGGccgttgaacacacacacactgacacgcatgcccgcacacacacacacacacaaacacacactcacagaaaaacacacacagaaactgtGTGCATAGACACAGCatgcacgtgcatacacacacacacacacacacacacacacacacacacacacacacacacacacacacacacacacacacacacacacacacacacacacacacacacacataaacacacacatgcaggcactcTGTCTCCATCACTCGCTTCCATTGCACAGCATTTTATGACAAATGTAGAAAAACGAACACATTCTCATGCCTGCTCCGTGTATTATATTGCCTCTACTGTATGTGTAGGGTCAGACATTCTGAATCTGAATTCCAGATTCAGAATGTCCATTCCAAGTGTTtctaatatctatatttttatttgataaTAAGCGTTAGCCAGGTGTGTTATTCATACAATCAGCCATGGCCATCATCAGCCCCAGTCTTCCAGTATGTTAGAAAAAAACAAGGCTTTGAATGACACTGCCTGCCAACAAAAGAGCAGAGCTGCACAGGGCAACACAATTTGTGCTTATATACAGGTATGTGTGCACATAATCACAAAGAAGTTTGTTGCCCCATAAATtgagttgaaaaagaaaaagacgaCAACATAAACAATAACCCTCACAGGCTGTTAAATATTTTACTGTCAaggaaaataagaaaaacatttcAATGACATAGCTTTGCTGTGTAAGTCCCTGCTCTGCATCACATCAAAGGAACACTAACGCACCCCCACAAAGAGAACTACCATATGCAGGAGCCGCAGGGGGCAGTAAGTCAGGGgacttatcataacccactccTATTTATGGCTgctctgagacacacacagacatacacagatgcacacacgcaagcacagacatgcacacacacacacacacacacacacacacacacacacacacacacacacacacacacacacacacacacacacacaaacacaaacacacagaaacgtgcacacacacacacacacacacacacacacacacacacacacacacacacacacacacacacacacacacacacacacacacacacacacacacacacacacacacacacacacacacacagagaaacacacacatgcacaaagaccTGAGGGGTATTCAACAAactgaggtttaacaaacacagagttaacgctgaactctaggttgattgaccctgtgccaactaaaccagagctat contains these protein-coding regions:
- the LOC132453903 gene encoding uncharacterized protein LOC132453903, with amino-acid sequence MPVLEIGHTFSFRIFVILVTFLQQWGVSAGVSSSTAATSAGLPPPTLRVESRSSDQVTLVCQAPQSHQGVLFNLFRVMDQVDSFAAPQGSAKAVFRLRAETVATDQQLYCCLYKNSQGVYSAFSPYLSLTPPPPAPGAAASPSPATPPSPVLSVAPPSGHVRRGQMLSFQCSLPVTQPTPQPQPQDQSKRSQTPLTFVLVKKALVTGDTSVVLQPQATRQTPNTTAQLRAFSVGPVKGGDGGSYACMYQLSKRRRLYNSTFSNVIQVTVTDQLPRPTLALLHQGGVWLLSCKGSAAYPGAWFYLFQADSRLPVATHQASVTSHQAAFSLPVRDQPTVQYECRYSALLGNHRSESEPSVPLETGLGIPPTPALGAFSVDWPLVAGSFSAVVLFIIAVALFVYMVQRKVRGFADEKKKRKEAEFWSKSQAKDHMADPEPRHSASTSHECASGTADTAPRSSVWNPLSTFSSPSIH